CGGCGGCAGCGCGCCGAGCACGGCGCGCCGCGACCGTTCCTGCAGGCCGAGCGCCACCGCGAACAGCCAGCCCATGGCCGGGTTCAGGCCGTGGAAGGCGCCGAACCCGGCCAGGACGAGCAGTTGGGTCAGCTCCATGCGCCGCTCAGGGGTAGCAGTAGGAGTCGGAGGAGGAGTCGCCGCCCTGCAGCCTCACCTGGTGCGGCCGGCGCCCGTCGGCGGCGAAGTCCACCAGGAAGGCGGGGTCGAGGGCGATCGAGCCGTCCTCGGCGATGTCGGCCTTGACCAGCCACCCGTCGATGCCGTCGGGGTAGAACACCTCGTCCCAGGACCGGTAGAGGGAGTTGGTGAAGTACGCCCGCCTGCCGTCCCTGCTGACCTCGACCATCTGCGGGCCGCCGTTGCGCGGCGTGCCGGGGGAGCCCGGGTGGGCGGCGCGCCCGGTGATGCCGCCGACGCGCACCGAGCCGGTCTGCCGCGGGTTCAGCGGGTCGGACACGTCGAAGGCGAGCAGCTCGCCGGTGCCCCACGCCGAGACGAGCAGGATGCGGTCGTCCAGGGTGAGGGAGATGTCGCTGACCAGCGGCGGGACCGCGCCGAACTGCTTGAGCGGCTCGGGCAGCAGGGCCGGGTCGGCGGGTTCGGCCGGGATCGTGATCGTCTTCTTGGCCTTCCAGACGCCGTCCTCCAGGTACCAGGTGAAGATGTTGGCCGACAGGTCCTCCACGCTGATCACGGTGTTGACGAACCCGTAGGTCTTGGTGGGGTCGTGGGCCGGGCGCAGCTCGAGCGCCATCTGGTGCTGGTCGCCGAGGTCGATCTCCTGCTGGTGGGTGCGCTTGCGCAGGTCCCAGACGTGCAGCTTGTGGCCGTACCGGCGGCCGACGAGCAGATCGAGGTCGGGGCCGGCCTCGATCATGTTGGGCGTGCCCCACTCGCTGGTGATCATCGTGTCGTGGCCGAGGTGCCACCAGAAGTCGTAGTGCAGCCGCTGCGGCCCCCGGTCGGCCTCCCAGGGGCCGAGGGGCTCGAAGGTGTCGTGGTCGAGCATGAACACGCCGCCGGGCGCGTCGCCGTCCACGTTGCCGAGCGCGCTGACGTAGATGGCGTCCGTGCCGCAGTGGACGGTGTGGGGACGGCTGTAGCCGGTGCGCTCGAAGATCACCTCGGGTTCGATGGTCTTGACCAGCTTCGGCCGCGCCGGGTCGTCCTTGACGTCGAACACGTAGATGCGCGAGGAGCGCAGCCCCGGGACGACGAGGTAGCGCCGCTCGACGTGCGGGTGCGGGGCGTAGGGGCACAGCGCGGCGCTGCACACGTTCCACCCGAAGTGGTGCAGCTCGTCGCCGGGCACGGTCATGTCGTGCACGCCGACGACCGTGCCGTAGGCGGGGGAGTCGGGGTCGAGGTCGACGGTGGCGAGTCCGTCGGGCCTGCCCTCCCCCTGGGTGTCGAGCAGGGCGACGTACGCCAGCTTCTCGCGCGGCGCTCTCATGGCCTCGCGGGCGGAGGGATAGAACGTGGGATCGGGTTGGATGAGCACATGACCCCCTTCGGACCGGTTCGATAACCTATCAATCTTGTAGGGAAACGTGGACTTGTCCAGAGTGACCAGGGCTTTACTCCTGGTACGTCCGGAAAGTCCTGTGCCGGTGGGGAGATCGGGGGGTCACGGCCGGATCGCGGTTCGCCGTCGCTTGCGTGACGGCCCCGGCGATGTCCTTCGGACCGGTCGTCCTAAGGGGTGACGCCAAGGAGGCTCCCATGAAGACGCGATACCTCACCGGTGCCGTTGTGGCCCTCACCTTCTTCCTGTCGGCGTGCGCGGCCGGGGAGCCGGTGAGCACGCAGTCGGACGGCGGCGCGCACGCCCCCGCCCCCACCGCGCCCGTACCGCCAGAGGAACGGCGCCCCTCCTCCTCCAGCTCGCCCGCCGAACGTTCCCCCGCCGAACTGTCCACGTTCGCCCTCGACGTCGACACCGCCTCCTACGGGTACGCCAAGACCGCGCTGAAGGACGGCCGCCTCCCCGCCCCCGGCCAGGTGCGGCCCGAGGAGTTCGTCAACGCCTTCCGCCAGGGGTACGCCGAGCCGCCGGGCGACGGCTTCTCCGTGCAGGTGGACGGGGCGCGGCGGGACGGCGGCGCGCTGCTGCGGGTCGGCCTGCAGACCAGGACCACCGACACGGCCGCCAGGAGACCGGCCAACCTGACCTTCGTGGTCGACGTGTCCGGCTCCATGGGCGACCCGGGCCGGCTCGACCTGGTCCGCGAATCCCTGCACACCCTCGTCGACCAGCTCGGCCCCGGCGACGCGGTGGCCATCGTCTCCTTCAGCGACCAGGCGCGGCTGCGCCTGCCCATGACCGGCGCCGACCGGCGCGAGGACCTGCACGCGGCGATCGACACGCTGGCCGTGGAGGGCTCGACCAACCTGGAGGCCGGGCTGGTCACCGGCTACCAGGAGGCCTCCCGCGCCTTCCGGCCGGTGGCCACCAACCGCGTCGTCGTCCTGTCCGACGGCCTCGCCAACACCGGCGACACCACCTGGCAGGGCATCCTCAAGCGGGTCGAGGAGCACGCCGCGCGCGGCGTCACCCTGCTGTGCGTGGGCGTCGGCCGCGACTACGGCGACGCCCTGATGGAGCGGCTGGCCGACAACGGCGACGGCGCGGCGATCTACGTCAGCTCGCGGGAGGACGCCCGCCAGGTCTTCGTCGAGCGGCTGCCCGCCGCCCTGGACCTGCGGGCCCGCGACGCCAAGGCGCAGGTGGCGTTCAACCCGGCCACCGTCGAGTCCTACCGGCTGGTGGGCTACGAGAACCGGGCGCTGGCGCAGGAGGACTTCCGCGACGACACCAAGGACGGCGGCGAGGTCGGCCCCGGGCACGCGGTCACCGCGCTGTACGAGGTGCGGCTGAAGCCGGGCGCCTCCGGGCAGCTCGCGGTGGCGACCGTCCGCTGGCTGGACCCCGACAGCCGCGCGCCCGGCGAGGCCAGCCGCGCCCTGGAGGTCGCCGGGCTGTCCGGCTCCCTGTGGGAGGGCGCCCCCACGGCGCTGCAGGTGGACGCGGTGGTCGCGGGCTTCGCCCAGCGGCTCAGGGGCGCCGGGGACGGCCTGCTGACGGAGAACCTCGGCGACCTGTCCGACCAGGCGACGCGGCTCGCGGCCCTGACCCAGGACCCCATGGTGGCCGAGCTGGCCGAGCTGATCCGCACGGCGGCGTCGCTGCGGTGACGGCGTAACCGGTTCGGCGCGCCCGGCGATGTCCGATACACTGGCGTCGCGCCAGGCGGAGTCTCGCCTGGGGCGACTGAGGGGCTATGGCGCAGCTGGTAGCGCGCCTCCATGGCATGGAGGAGGTCTGGGGTTCGAATCCCCATAGCTCCACCTCGGTTCATCCCGCCGTCCGGCCGACGATCACGATTCCGGCCGGGCGGCGAACGTGTGGCGGTAGGTCAGCGGCGCGACGCCGACGGTGGCGTGCAGGTGCTGGCGCAGGGAGGTCGCCGTGCCGAAGCCCGCCCGCGTGGCCACCTGGTCCACCGGCAGCGCCGTCGACTCCAGCAGATGCCGGGCGTGCTCGACCCGCTGGAGGGTCAGCCACCTGGCCGGGCTCAGCCCCGTCTCCTCGCGGAACCTGCGCGTGTAGGTGCGCACGCTCATGCGGGCGTGCCGGGCCTGCGCGGCCAGGTCCAGGGGGTCGGCGAGCCGCTCCAGCATCCACGCCCGCGTCGGGGCCGTCGTCGCGCCGCCGGGCTCGGGGAGGGGCCGCTCGATGAACTGCGCCTGACCGCCCTCGCGCCACGGCGGCGTCACGCACCTCCTGGCCACCCGGTTGGCGATCTCGCTGCCGTGGTCGCGGCGGAGCACGTGCAGGCACAGGTCGATGCCGGCCGCGACGCCCGCCGAGGTCAGCAGGTCGCCGTCGTCGATGAACAGCACATCAGGGTCCAGGCGCACCCGCGGGAACAGCGCGCGGAAGCGGGGGGCCTCCCTCCAGTGCGTCGTGGCCCGGCGACCGTCCAGCAGCCCGGCCGCGGCGAGCACGAACGCGCCCGTGCAGATCGACATCATGCGCGACCGGGTCGCCGCGTCGCGCAGGGCGTCGCGCAATTCCGGATCGATCGTGCCGTCGTTCACCGGCCCGCCGCCGTGGATGCCGGGGACCAGGACGGTGTCGGCCGTGGCCAGCACCGACAGGTCATGGTCGGGGAGCACGCGGTAGCCCGCGGGGCCGCGGACCGGGCGCCCGCCGGGCGAGCAGGTGACCACCTCGTACAACCGCCGGTCGTCCCGCCGGGCGATGTGGAAGACCTGCCCGGGGATGCCGAGGTCGAGGGTGGCGAAGTCGTCGAGCGCGACGACCACGACGCGATGGGTCATGGCCGGATTCTTGCACATATTGGCTATCAAGCCACTCGTCCCGAACGAGATCAAATCCGATGATGGTCGGCATGACCTCGACGACTGACGTGGTACGGAGATGGCGTGTCCACCGGGCCTGGGTGGTGGCCGGCGTCGCCTTCGTCGCCATTCTGGGGGCCGCCGGGTTCCGGGCGACGCCCGGCGTGCTCATCACCCCCCTGGAGGACGAGTTCGGCTGGACGCGCGGCACCATTTCGCTGGCCATCTCGGTGAACCTCACCCTGTTCGGCCTCGTCGCGCCCTTCGCCGCCGCTCTGATGGACCGCCTCGGCATGCGCCGCGTGGTGACCTTCGCGCTGCTGCTCGTCGCCCTCGGCAGCGGCCTGACCGTGCTCATGACCGCGAGCTGGCAGCTCGTCGCGCTGTGGGGCGTGCTGGTCGGCCTCGGCACCGGCTCCATGGCGCTGGTCTTCGTGGCCACCGTCACCGACCGGTGGTTCGTCCGGCACAGGGGCGTGGTGACCGGCCTGCTCACGGCCGCGGGCGCCACCGGCCAGCTCATCTTCCTCCCTCTGCTCGCCTGGCTGGCCGAAGGACCCGGCTGGCGCGTCGCCGCCCTCGCCGTGGCCGGGTCCGCGCTCGCCGTCGTCCCACTGGTGTGGTTCCTGATGCGCGACCGCCCCGAGGACGTCGGCCTGACCGCGCTCGGCGCCGCGCCGGACGCCGTCCCCGTGCCCCCGTCCCATGGAGGCGCGGCGGCGCGCGCGGTGCGCGTGCTCCGGTCGGCGGCGCGCACCCGCGCGTTCTGGTTCCTGGCCGGCGGGTTCGCGATCTGCGGGGCCAGCACCAACGGGCTGGTCGGCACCCACTTCATCCCCGCCGCGCACGACCACGGCATGCCCGAGACCATGGCGGCCGGGCTGCTCGCGCTGATCGGCGTCTTCGACATCGCCGGCACCGTGCTGTCGGGGTGGCTCAGCGACCGGGTGGACCCCCGCGTCCTGCTCGGCGTCTACTACGCGCTGCGCGGCGCGTCCCTGCTGATCCTGCCCACCCTGTTCTCGGCCACCACCGAGCCCAGCATGCTCGTCTTCATCATCTTCTACGGGCTGGACTGGGTGGCCACCGTGCCGCCGACCGTCGCGCTGTGCCGCCGCTTCTACGGTCCCGACGGCGCGGTCGTGTTCGGCTGGGTCTTCGCCGCCCACCAGGTCGGCGCCGCCATCGCCGCCGTGCTCGCCGGGCTGGCCCGCGACCACCTCGGCCAGTACGACGCCGCCTGGTACGGCGCGGGCGCCCTGTGCGCGCTCGCCGCCCTCGTGTCGCTGCGCATCGGGCGCGGGCCCCTCCCCCCGGCCACGCCCGCGCCGCCCGTGCAGGAGGCCGCCCCGGCGGAGGCGGGCAGGGCGTGAGCCCGGCGGGTCCGCCGCCTGAGATCCTTGGTGCCGTGAACCCGCCAGACCAGAGAGTGCTCCCGCTCGTCGTCAGGATCGAGCGGGCCGCCCCGCCGCAGCGCACCGACGCCCTGGAGGCCGCTGCGCTGGCCGTGCTCAGCCTGCTCAACGACGAGCGGGCCCTGAGCGGCGAGTGGGCCGAGCCCGTGACCGTCTGGGAGACCATCGGCATCAGGAAGGTCGTCCGCCGGGCGCGGGGCGGCGAGTGGCGGCGCGTGCTGGACCTGCCCGGCATCACCGTCGCCGTGCGCTCCGCCGAGGTGCGCGTCCACCCGCCCGTCCCGCTCGACGCCTGGCCCAAGGACCTGTCGCGGCTCCAGGTCTCCGGCACCGACCTCGCCGACACCGCGCCCCCCGGCGAGCCCGCGCCCGGCGCGGCGATCCTGTGGCTGAACCCCTCCCTGGAGATGTCGGCGGGCAAGGCCATGGCCCAGGCCGGGCACGCGGCGCAGCTCGCCTGGTGGGGCACCGACGAGCCCGCCCGCGAGGCGTGGCGGGCGGACGGCCTGCCCGTCGCGGTGCGCGTCGCCGGGCCGCGCCGCTGGTCCGCCCTGGTGGACAGCGGGCTGCCCGTCGTGCGGGACGCGGGGTTCACCGAGATCGAGCCCGGGTCGCGCACGGTCGTCGCCGACGCCCCGTGGCTACGGGCCGGCGGCCACCGCCCGGCCGGCTGGGGGCCGCTGCGCAACCCGTCGCCGTGACCCGTTGACCGGACGGGAAAGCTCAGGTCAGAGGCCAGGAAAACCCCGCGCGCGGCGGGTACTCGTTCCCGAAGTGTGATCGGGGCGTCGGACGGCCGGGCGGAATATGCCGTACGCTCCCAACGTGCCAAATGGGGTGGGTGGGAACTACGGCAAAGCCGTCCCGACGTACGTGGCGGCAGACGCGGAGACCGCGCCACTTCCCAAGGTCACGGCGGAGGCGCCGCCGTCGGCCGAGGACCCGGAGCCGCGCCCCAGGCGTTCGCTGATCGCGCGCCTCGGCGACCTTCCGATGCGCGTCATCTACCGCCTGCTGGTCGCGGCCGTCACCGTGCTCGCCGTCGCCGTGGCCGGGCTCGTGCTGTTCGTCACCCGCTCCCCGGCCACGGGGACGCCGGCCGCCGCGCACCCGGCGCCCGCCGTCACGGCCGCCGCGCCGGTCGTCTCCCCGGCGGCCTCGGCCTCCGTTTCGACCTCCCCGGCGGCCTCCGTCTCGGCGTCGCCGGTCGCCTCGCCCGCGGCGTCCCCGGCCTCCTCGGCGTCCGGGTTCTCGCCCGGCGTCTCCTCCGGCCCGTCGCCCGCGTCCGCCGCGTCGGCGTCCGCCGGCGTCGTCGTGCCGCCCGCCTCGCCGGCCGTCTCCGCGTCCACCGGTGCCGTCGTGCCGTCCGCCGGGGTCACGTCGTCCGCCGGAGCCTCCCCGAGTTCGCCGGCCACCCCGTCGCCGTCCGCGAGCACGGGCAAGACGCCGCTCGCGGCGGCCCAGGCCGACCCTCGCATGCCCAAGCTGCCCCGCGACCGCAAGCTCACCAACTACCCCGGGCGCGGCGGGCCGACGAAGGGCCGGGTGACCGACAAGCGGTCCGGCATCTCCTTCGCCCGCTTCGCCAAACAGTGGAAGCTCGCCAAGTCGGCGCCCTTCGGCACCCGGCGCACGCTCCCGGCGGTGAAGGGAACCGGATACCGGGGCCTGCTGGCCTCCTGCCCGGTGCCCATCGCCGTGCAGGACGACCTCAAGGACACCGCCTTCCTGGCCGCGCGCTGGACTCTCAACCACCACCCGCACGGCGCCAAGATCGCCTGGACGGCCTCGCAGCCGATCAAGGTGGGCAAGCGCAAGGGCTGGCTGCTCGGGTACCGCGTCCTGTACAAGCTGGGCGGCAAGAAGCGCGCCGCCACCGCCGCCGTCGCGCTCGTCGACGTCCCCGACGGCAAGCCCGCCCTGCTGTTCGTCTCGATCCCCGACGCGCAGAAGAAGCGCAGGGCCGACATCAACACCGTCGTCGCCAGCCTGCGCGCCCTGTGATCGTTCCCGCCGCCGTACCGGCGGCGCGGGGCGGTGCCCTAGGCTCGTAAGACATGACCGAGATCGTCCTCGCCTCCGCCTCTCCCGCGCGGCTCGCGCTCCTGCGCAGCGCCGGGCTCGACCCCAAGGTGATCGTCAGCAACGTCGACGAGGAGGCCGCGTCGGCCCGCTACGCCGACGCCCCCGCCGAGCTGTGCCTGGTCCTGGCCCGCGCCAAGGCGTCCGCCGTCGCGGCCGGCCTCCCCGAGGGGCTCGTCATCGGCTGCGACTCGGTCCTGGAACTGGACGGCCGCGCCCACGGCAAGCCCGAAACGCCGGAGGTGGCCGTCGAGCGGTGGCGCGCCATGCGCGGCCGCACGGGGACGCTGTACACCGGGCACTGCGTCATCGACGCCGCCACCGGCGCGCAGGCGTCCGCGGCGGGCGCGACCGTCGTGCGCTTCGGCACGCCCGGCGACGACGAGATCGCCGCCTACGTCGCCACCGGCGAGCCGCTGCGCGTGGCGGGGGCGTTCACGCTGGACGGTCACGGCGGCTGGTTCGTCGAGGGCATCGACGGCGACCACGGGAACGTGCTCGGCATCTCGCTGCCGCTGGTCCGGCGCCTGCTCGCCGAACTCGGCGTCCAGGTGACGTCGCTCTGGAAACAGGGATCTCTCCACTGATCGTGCGACGAACCGGGCGGAAGGCGCTAGCCTGCCGGGCATGAACAGCATGGGCCGGCCCGTCCGCCGCGGCGTCGGCGGCTTCGCCGACGGCGTCAGATATGTCCTTCGTGGTCTCGGCTGGGTCGCCCGCAATCCCCGCCAGTGGCTCTTCGGGCTCATCCCCGCACTGCTCGCGCTGGTCCTCTACATCGTCGCCCTGGTGCTGCTCGGCACCTACGCGGGCGACCTGGCCGCCTGGGCGACCCCCTTCGCCGACGGCTGGAACTCCGGCCTCCGCCAGACCGTGCGCGTGCTGCTCGGCGTGGTGATCTTCGCGCTCGGGCTCGTGCTGTCGGTCCTCACGTTCACGGCCGCGACGCTCGCGATCGGGGAGCCGTTCTACGAGAAGCTCTCCGAGCGGGTCGAGCAGGACCTCGGCGGGCTGGAGGCCGTGCCCGAGGTCCCGCTGTGGCGGTCCATCCCGAGGTCGCTGCGCGACAGCGTGATCACCCTCGGGTACGCGCTGATGTTCACGATCCCGCTGTTCGTCCTCGGGTTCGTGCCCGTCGTCGGGCAGACCGTCGTGCCCGTGCTGGCCGCCGCCGTGTCCGGCTTCTTCCTGACGGTCGAGCTGACCGCGCTGGCCATGGAACGCCGCGGGCTGGCCCGCAAACAGCGCTTCGCCGTGCTGCGCGGTGACAAGGCCCCGGCGCTCGGCTTCGGCGTGCTGCTGTTCCTGATGTTCCTGGTGCCGTTCGGCGCGGTGGTCGCGATGCCCGCGGCCGTGGCCGGCGCCACGATCATGGTCAGGGAGCGCCTGGCCCCCGGGCCCGCCGCCCAGGGACACGCCCCGAGACCGGTACACCCCTGAACCGGATTTCCGGCTCGGTGGACCAGGTGACGAGGGGCGGGCGGACGGCCGCGCAGAGGGGCAGCCCCTTGGCGTCGGTGAGGCACAGCCGGGCGTGCAGCGATCCGGAGGCCAGTGCGGCCCTGGCCACGGCCGGGGGGACGGCGTCGAACATGAGCTTGGCGCGCTGGAACATCGTGAACGCCCCGGCGTCGTCCACGGTGCCCCAGGAGAGGTAGACGAACCGGGCCCCGGGGCGTCCGTGGACGTACGGCCCCCGGATGTCGACCGCATCCATAGGCGCCTCGACGGCCTGGCACTCGATCGTCCACAGGGCCGCCGGGGCGTCGCCGGGGACGATGCCCATGATCTCCCTGGTCCGGTCGCGCCGCTGCACGCCGACATGCACGTTGCCGTACCCCGGGGATGTGCCGTCACCAGCGCGAACACGCCCCGGCAGCCCGGTCCCGTGTATGTGGATCAGCATGGGCCCATCTTCGCGCACGCGGGCACGGGCACGCACGCGCCCTCGTTCCGAACGCGCCTCGGTTCGTTGTCCACAGAACGCGCTTCGGCGCCGGTGGTGCCGCCACGGATCCGCGAACGTGTGCGC
The Sphaerisporangium krabiense genome window above contains:
- a CDS encoding peptidyl-tRNA hydrolase, whose protein sequence is MNPPDQRVLPLVVRIERAAPPQRTDALEAAALAVLSLLNDERALSGEWAEPVTVWETIGIRKVVRRARGGEWRRVLDLPGITVAVRSAEVRVHPPVPLDAWPKDLSRLQVSGTDLADTAPPGEPAPGAAILWLNPSLEMSAGKAMAQAGHAAQLAWWGTDEPAREAWRADGLPVAVRVAGPRRWSALVDSGLPVVRDAGFTEIEPGSRTVVADAPWLRAGGHRPAGWGPLRNPSP
- a CDS encoding selenium-binding protein SBP56-related protein is translated as MLIQPDPTFYPSAREAMRAPREKLAYVALLDTQGEGRPDGLATVDLDPDSPAYGTVVGVHDMTVPGDELHHFGWNVCSAALCPYAPHPHVERRYLVVPGLRSSRIYVFDVKDDPARPKLVKTIEPEVIFERTGYSRPHTVHCGTDAIYVSALGNVDGDAPGGVFMLDHDTFEPLGPWEADRGPQRLHYDFWWHLGHDTMITSEWGTPNMIEAGPDLDLLVGRRYGHKLHVWDLRKRTHQQEIDLGDQHQMALELRPAHDPTKTYGFVNTVISVEDLSANIFTWYLEDGVWKAKKTITIPAEPADPALLPEPLKQFGAVPPLVSDISLTLDDRILLVSAWGTGELLAFDVSDPLNPRQTGSVRVGGITGRAAHPGSPGTPRNGGPQMVEVSRDGRRAYFTNSLYRSWDEVFYPDGIDGWLVKADIAEDGSIALDPAFLVDFAADGRRPHQVRLQGGDSSSDSYCYP
- a CDS encoding DUF5990 family protein; this encodes MLIHIHGTGLPGRVRAGDGTSPGYGNVHVGVQRRDRTREIMGIVPGDAPAALWTIECQAVEAPMDAVDIRGPYVHGRPGARFVYLSWGTVDDAGAFTMFQRAKLMFDAVPPAVARAALASGSLHARLCLTDAKGLPLCAAVRPPLVTWSTEPEIRFRGVPVSGRVPGRRARGPGAP
- a CDS encoding vWA domain-containing protein is translated as MKTRYLTGAVVALTFFLSACAAGEPVSTQSDGGAHAPAPTAPVPPEERRPSSSSSPAERSPAELSTFALDVDTASYGYAKTALKDGRLPAPGQVRPEEFVNAFRQGYAEPPGDGFSVQVDGARRDGGALLRVGLQTRTTDTAARRPANLTFVVDVSGSMGDPGRLDLVRESLHTLVDQLGPGDAVAIVSFSDQARLRLPMTGADRREDLHAAIDTLAVEGSTNLEAGLVTGYQEASRAFRPVATNRVVVLSDGLANTGDTTWQGILKRVEEHAARGVTLLCVGVGRDYGDALMERLADNGDGAAIYVSSREDARQVFVERLPAALDLRARDAKAQVAFNPATVESYRLVGYENRALAQEDFRDDTKDGGEVGPGHAVTALYEVRLKPGASGQLAVATVRWLDPDSRAPGEASRALEVAGLSGSLWEGAPTALQVDAVVAGFAQRLRGAGDGLLTENLGDLSDQATRLAALTQDPMVAELAELIRTAASLR
- a CDS encoding GlxA family transcriptional regulator; its protein translation is MTHRVVVVALDDFATLDLGIPGQVFHIARRDDRRLYEVVTCSPGGRPVRGPAGYRVLPDHDLSVLATADTVLVPGIHGGGPVNDGTIDPELRDALRDAATRSRMMSICTGAFVLAAAGLLDGRRATTHWREAPRFRALFPRVRLDPDVLFIDDGDLLTSAGVAAGIDLCLHVLRRDHGSEIANRVARRCVTPPWREGGQAQFIERPLPEPGGATTAPTRAWMLERLADPLDLAAQARHARMSVRTYTRRFREETGLSPARWLTLQRVEHARHLLESTALPVDQVATRAGFGTATSLRQHLHATVGVAPLTYRHTFAARPES
- a CDS encoding MFS transporter; the protein is MTSTTDVVRRWRVHRAWVVAGVAFVAILGAAGFRATPGVLITPLEDEFGWTRGTISLAISVNLTLFGLVAPFAAALMDRLGMRRVVTFALLLVALGSGLTVLMTASWQLVALWGVLVGLGTGSMALVFVATVTDRWFVRHRGVVTGLLTAAGATGQLIFLPLLAWLAEGPGWRVAALAVAGSALAVVPLVWFLMRDRPEDVGLTALGAAPDAVPVPPSHGGAAARAVRVLRSAARTRAFWFLAGGFAICGASTNGLVGTHFIPAAHDHGMPETMAAGLLALIGVFDIAGTVLSGWLSDRVDPRVLLGVYYALRGASLLILPTLFSATTEPSMLVFIIFYGLDWVATVPPTVALCRRFYGPDGAVVFGWVFAAHQVGAAIAAVLAGLARDHLGQYDAAWYGAGALCALAALVSLRIGRGPLPPATPAPPVQEAAPAEAGRA
- a CDS encoding EI24 domain-containing protein, whose product is MNSMGRPVRRGVGGFADGVRYVLRGLGWVARNPRQWLFGLIPALLALVLYIVALVLLGTYAGDLAAWATPFADGWNSGLRQTVRVLLGVVIFALGLVLSVLTFTAATLAIGEPFYEKLSERVEQDLGGLEAVPEVPLWRSIPRSLRDSVITLGYALMFTIPLFVLGFVPVVGQTVVPVLAAAVSGFFLTVELTALAMERRGLARKQRFAVLRGDKAPALGFGVLLFLMFLVPFGAVVAMPAAVAGATIMVRERLAPGPAAQGHAPRPVHP
- a CDS encoding Maf family protein, producing the protein MTEIVLASASPARLALLRSAGLDPKVIVSNVDEEAASARYADAPAELCLVLARAKASAVAAGLPEGLVIGCDSVLELDGRAHGKPETPEVAVERWRAMRGRTGTLYTGHCVIDAATGAQASAAGATVVRFGTPGDDEIAAYVATGEPLRVAGAFTLDGHGGWFVEGIDGDHGNVLGISLPLVRRLLAELGVQVTSLWKQGSLH